In one Aeromicrobium erythreum genomic region, the following are encoded:
- a CDS encoding HAD family hydrolase — protein sequence MTRLVVGFDLDMTLVDSRPGIGATYRALAEETGTFIDVDLVTSRLGPPLEAELAHWFEPEQVPEVADRYRALYPDLAIPRVALLPGAREAVQAVLDAGGEAFVVTGKNGRNAALHLEHLAIDLDVVGEVWREGKADVFRARGVTAYVGDHVHDMEACRSADVVGVAVPTGPCSPDELRAAGADHVVDDLHGVVGLVPHLSR from the coding sequence GTGACCCGCCTCGTCGTCGGCTTCGACCTCGACATGACGCTCGTCGACTCCCGGCCTGGCATCGGCGCCACCTACCGGGCCCTCGCGGAGGAGACCGGGACGTTCATCGACGTCGACCTCGTCACCTCCCGCCTCGGACCGCCCCTCGAGGCCGAGCTCGCGCACTGGTTCGAGCCCGAGCAGGTCCCCGAGGTCGCCGACCGCTACCGCGCGCTCTACCCCGACCTGGCGATCCCGCGCGTGGCGCTGCTCCCCGGCGCGCGCGAGGCCGTGCAGGCCGTGCTCGACGCCGGCGGTGAGGCCTTCGTCGTCACCGGCAAGAACGGGCGCAACGCCGCCCTGCACCTCGAGCACCTCGCGATCGACCTCGACGTCGTCGGCGAGGTGTGGCGCGAGGGCAAGGCCGACGTGTTCCGCGCCCGTGGCGTCACTGCCTACGTCGGCGACCACGTGCACGACATGGAGGCGTGCCGCTCGGCCGACGTCGTCGGGGTCGCCGTGCCGACCGGTCCGTGCAGCCCCGACGAGCTGCGCGCGGCGGGCGCCGATCACGTCGTCGACGACCTGCACGGCGTCGTCGGGCTCGTCCCCCACCTGTCCCGCTGA
- a CDS encoding cupin domain-containing protein, whose amino-acid sequence MTADTQTATSVPPFRVTADGHVGLPPMNVGSTLGFIGDVYENPDDSVMCSGYFELLHTDAPLEYVYDYDEMKVVLEGELHLVNLDTGQELVARRHDAIFFPRGSRIGFSTPDRALAFYTGHRDASLL is encoded by the coding sequence ATGACCGCCGACACGCAGACCGCCACGTCCGTCCCACCTTTCCGCGTGACCGCGGACGGCCACGTCGGGCTGCCTCCCATGAACGTCGGCAGCACGCTCGGCTTCATCGGCGACGTCTACGAGAACCCCGACGACAGCGTCATGTGCTCCGGGTACTTCGAGCTGCTGCACACCGACGCGCCGCTCGAGTACGTCTACGACTACGACGAGATGAAGGTCGTGCTCGAGGGCGAGCTCCACCTCGTCAACCTCGACACCGGGCAGGAGCTCGTCGCACGCCGTCACGACGCGATCTTCTTCCCGCGGGGCTCGCGCATCGGGTTCAGCACGCCCGACCGCGCCCTCGCCTTCTACACCGGGCACCGCGACGCGAGCCTGCTGTGA
- a CDS encoding PDR/VanB family oxidoreductase — protein MSAALDLVVAAVDDTVPGVRSVRLVRPDGGALPGFTPGSHVVVTCGPPGAPGNAYSLTGDSVAPRAYTISVLRLDAGRGGSRWVHALTTGDRVEVTPPRSAFPPVLAARRHLLVAGGIGVTPILSHLRSAVRWGRDVEVLYAHRPGAAAHLDDLRDLAGDALTCLTDRTTLGDHLQRRLADQPVGTHLYTCGPAGFMDTVTLAARRLGWPDERIHVEHFGVDDLDPGEPFEAVLRASGRTVPVPSGTSLLDALEGAGLSVPNLCRQGVCGECRVPVAAGTPLHRDLVLTDAEKAAADTLLCCVSRAADDRLELDL, from the coding sequence GTGAGCGCGGCCCTCGACCTCGTCGTGGCCGCCGTCGACGACACCGTGCCCGGCGTCCGGTCGGTGCGGCTCGTCCGGCCCGACGGAGGGGCCCTGCCCGGGTTCACGCCCGGCAGTCACGTCGTCGTGACGTGCGGACCTCCCGGCGCCCCCGGCAACGCGTACTCCCTGACCGGCGACTCCGTCGCCCCGCGCGCCTACACGATCTCGGTGCTGCGCCTCGACGCCGGCCGCGGCGGCTCGCGCTGGGTGCACGCCCTGACCACCGGCGACCGGGTGGAGGTGACGCCGCCCCGCTCGGCGTTCCCGCCCGTGCTCGCCGCGCGTCGGCACCTGCTCGTGGCCGGCGGCATCGGGGTCACCCCGATCCTGTCGCACCTGCGCAGCGCGGTGCGGTGGGGACGCGACGTCGAGGTGCTGTACGCGCACCGACCCGGCGCGGCGGCCCACCTCGACGACCTGCGCGACCTCGCCGGCGACGCCCTCACCTGCCTCACCGACCGGACCACCCTCGGCGACCACCTCCAGCGCCGCCTCGCCGACCAGCCGGTCGGCACCCACCTCTACACGTGCGGCCCGGCCGGGTTCATGGACACCGTCACGCTGGCCGCCCGACGTCTCGGCTGGCCCGACGAGCGCATCCACGTGGAGCACTTCGGCGTCGACGACCTCGACCCCGGCGAGCCCTTCGAGGCCGTCCTCCGGGCGTCGGGCCGCACCGTGCCCGTCCCGTCGGGCACGAGCCTGCTCGACGCGCTCGAGGGCGCCGGGCTGTCGGTGCCGAACCTGTGCCGCCAGGGCGTCTGCGGCGAGTGCCGGGTGCCCGTGGCCGCCGGCACGCCGCTGCACCGCGACCTCGTCCTCACCGACGCCGAGAAGGCCGCCGCCGACACGCTCCTGTGCTGCGTGTCGCGGGCCGCCGACGACCGACTGGAGCTCGACCTGTGA
- a CDS encoding P-II family nitrogen regulator, whose translation MKLVTAVVQPHRLDDVKEALTGLGMAGLTVTEVSGHGAQKGHAEVYRGAEYRVDFRPKVRVDVVVSDADLEAVLDAVTEAARTGRIGDGKIWATDLVEVVRVRTGERGESAV comes from the coding sequence GTGAAGCTCGTGACCGCCGTCGTCCAGCCGCACCGGCTCGACGACGTCAAGGAGGCGCTGACCGGGCTCGGCATGGCGGGGCTCACCGTCACGGAGGTGTCGGGCCATGGTGCGCAGAAGGGCCACGCGGAGGTGTACCGCGGCGCGGAGTACCGGGTGGATTTCCGGCCGAAGGTGCGGGTCGACGTGGTGGTCTCCGACGCCGACCTGGAGGCCGTGCTCGACGCGGTGACCGAGGCCGCCCGCACCGGGAGGATCGGCGACGGGAAGATCTGGGCGACCGACCTCGTGGAGGTCGTCCGGGTGCGGACGGGGGAGCGCGGTGAGTCGGCCGTCTGA
- a CDS encoding DoxX family protein yields the protein MDGVFLISRILFAYLVIGSGIGHLTATGAMAGYAESRGLSNAKVLVQVSGVALLAGGVSVLLGIWGDVGALGLAILLLVTAVLMHAFWKESDAQAKQMEMVAFNKNVALAGGALALFVLLSTDFAPYTLTGALINW from the coding sequence ATGGACGGGGTCTTCCTCATCTCCCGCATCCTCTTCGCCTACCTCGTCATCGGCTCGGGCATCGGTCACCTGACGGCGACCGGCGCGATGGCCGGCTACGCCGAGTCGCGCGGTCTGTCCAACGCCAAGGTGCTCGTGCAGGTCAGCGGCGTCGCGCTGCTCGCCGGCGGCGTCTCGGTGCTGCTCGGCATCTGGGGCGACGTCGGCGCCCTCGGCCTCGCGATCCTGCTGCTCGTCACGGCTGTGCTGATGCACGCGTTCTGGAAGGAGAGCGACGCCCAGGCCAAGCAGATGGAGATGGTTGCCTTCAACAAGAACGTCGCCCTGGCCGGCGGTGCGCTGGCGCTGTTCGTGCTGCTGTCGACCGACTTCGCGCCCTACACGCTCACCGGCGCGCTCATCAACTGGTGA
- a CDS encoding heme-dependent oxidative N-demethylase family protein, translated as MDRALVAGFPFPFPTDRYRYSTNVEPAPRVVSTPAGQWGASLVDVDGEYHRELDERAAVLERDPSRYAVLDHMAPACWDTMLTLMRELAAAYPDVMSLDGDGPSYVWTNRLFDVEQPFTYAQPSTLPDEPLRYVASQVQEDLVLLDQRDGDLWGDAGLVTFAADWSFGFDVGMSFLEIHGPVPRLRETGVITRAREFIMRLQPGAPYRRTNWTLTVGRRLDVSTERYPEWGPDRPRMLTVDDVTFGREVHLRTEVQHLVRLEESGAVLFLIRTYLLPFEELARVEPWRATTAAVLADLPDDIADYKGIAGYRDRAVDWLHAHAP; from the coding sequence GTGGACCGCGCCCTCGTCGCCGGCTTCCCCTTCCCGTTCCCCACCGACCGCTACCGCTACTCCACGAACGTCGAGCCGGCACCGCGCGTCGTCAGCACCCCCGCCGGGCAGTGGGGCGCGAGCCTCGTCGACGTCGACGGCGAGTACCACCGCGAGCTCGACGAGCGCGCCGCCGTCCTCGAGCGCGACCCCAGCCGCTACGCGGTGCTCGACCACATGGCGCCCGCCTGCTGGGACACGATGCTCACGCTCATGCGCGAGCTGGCCGCCGCCTACCCCGACGTCATGAGCCTCGACGGCGACGGACCGTCGTACGTCTGGACCAACCGCCTCTTCGACGTCGAGCAGCCGTTCACGTACGCGCAGCCGTCGACGCTGCCCGACGAGCCGCTGCGCTACGTCGCCTCCCAGGTGCAGGAGGATCTCGTGCTGCTCGACCAGCGCGACGGCGACCTGTGGGGCGACGCCGGCCTGGTGACGTTCGCCGCCGACTGGTCGTTCGGCTTCGACGTCGGCATGTCGTTCCTGGAGATCCACGGCCCCGTGCCGCGCCTGCGCGAGACCGGCGTCATCACCCGCGCCCGCGAGTTCATCATGCGGCTCCAGCCGGGCGCGCCGTACCGGCGGACGAACTGGACGCTCACCGTCGGACGCCGGCTCGACGTGTCGACCGAGCGGTACCCCGAGTGGGGGCCGGACCGGCCGCGCATGCTGACCGTCGACGACGTGACGTTCGGCCGCGAGGTGCACCTGCGCACCGAGGTGCAGCACCTGGTGCGCCTCGAGGAGTCCGGCGCGGTGCTGTTCCTCATCCGCACCTACCTGCTGCCGTTCGAGGAGCTCGCACGTGTGGAGCCGTGGCGGGCCACCACGGCGGCCGTGCTGGCCGACCTCCCCGACGACATCGCCGACTACAAGGGCATCGCCGGCTACCGCGACCGCGCCGTCGACTGGCTGCACGCGCACGCGCCCTGA
- a CDS encoding dimethylamine monooxygenase subunit DmmA family protein — MNPALELTSVPAWAVRPSTPPCDPTATACTAVAVGPDAVDVATTWLDEAVAPGRLHAADDTDEALAVVDAELAEARVGWRLLVAGPLTAVLPLRAHGLAGGLVDAELAVATTSTEELPVACAHCAAVTWAPTHVGGVVACTGCERRLVVHHHVSRRQGTFLGFQVDAERWETGQWEEGA, encoded by the coding sequence GTGAACCCAGCCCTCGAGCTCACCAGCGTCCCGGCGTGGGCGGTCCGACCGTCGACGCCGCCGTGCGACCCCACGGCCACGGCGTGCACGGCCGTGGCCGTCGGACCCGACGCCGTCGACGTCGCGACGACGTGGCTCGACGAGGCCGTCGCGCCCGGACGTCTGCACGCCGCCGACGACACCGACGAGGCGCTGGCCGTCGTCGACGCCGAGCTCGCCGAGGCGCGGGTCGGCTGGCGACTCCTGGTGGCCGGTCCGCTGACGGCGGTCCTGCCGCTGCGCGCCCACGGCCTCGCCGGCGGCCTCGTCGACGCCGAGCTCGCGGTGGCCACCACGAGCACCGAGGAGCTGCCCGTCGCGTGCGCCCACTGCGCTGCCGTCACCTGGGCCCCCACGCACGTCGGGGGCGTCGTCGCCTGCACCGGGTGCGAGCGACGGCTCGTCGTGCACCACCACGTCTCCCGCCGGCAGGGGACCTTCCTCGGCTTCCAGGTCGACGCGGAACGGTGGGAGACGGGGCAGTGGGAGGAGGGGGCGTGA
- a CDS encoding ammonium transporter, whose translation MTAADVAWMLAAFAVVLIMFPGIALFYGGMVGPRNALNMLMMCMSTLAVVSVLYVLYGHGVVVGDSLGGWRVIGDPLQHLGWTGIYDDPGDGSIIDPYWFSFYVLFAAITVAIVASAAVGRMKFSAWLVFSGVWLTLVYLPLGHQVFAFDGEDTKGGWLRNVVQLHDYAGGTAVHMSAGFGALALALVLGKRRTVQMRPHNLPIVLVGVGMLWMGWIGFNGGTAGGANFLAQFAIMSTLLAGCTGMIGFCLVERVRDGHATTLGMCSGVIAGLVGITPSADAVDALGALFVGFASGAVVAWAVTWKSRLGIDESLDAFAVHGIGGIVGSLCVVLIGFEGAPAGIRGILLGGSWDIVWREVVGIVVVSGYAFVATYVIARVLDRVMGLRAPEEHELEGMDLTQHAESAYDLERT comes from the coding sequence ATGACCGCAGCCGACGTGGCGTGGATGCTCGCCGCATTCGCCGTCGTCCTGATCATGTTCCCCGGCATCGCGCTGTTCTACGGAGGCATGGTCGGGCCGAGGAACGCCCTGAACATGCTGATGATGTGCATGAGCACGCTCGCCGTCGTGTCCGTCCTGTACGTGCTCTACGGCCACGGCGTGGTCGTCGGCGACAGCCTCGGCGGCTGGCGCGTGATCGGCGACCCGCTGCAGCACCTGGGCTGGACGGGCATCTACGACGATCCCGGTGACGGGTCGATCATCGACCCCTACTGGTTCTCCTTCTACGTGCTGTTCGCCGCGATCACGGTCGCGATCGTCGCGTCGGCGGCCGTCGGACGCATGAAGTTCTCCGCGTGGCTCGTGTTCTCGGGCGTGTGGCTCACGCTCGTGTACCTCCCGCTGGGCCACCAGGTGTTCGCGTTCGACGGCGAGGACACGAAGGGCGGCTGGCTGCGCAACGTCGTCCAGCTGCACGACTACGCGGGCGGCACGGCCGTGCACATGTCGGCCGGGTTCGGGGCGCTCGCGCTGGCGCTCGTGCTCGGCAAGCGTCGCACCGTGCAGATGCGGCCCCACAACCTGCCGATCGTCCTCGTCGGCGTCGGCATGCTGTGGATGGGCTGGATCGGCTTCAACGGCGGCACGGCCGGCGGCGCGAACTTCCTCGCCCAGTTCGCGATCATGTCGACGTTGCTCGCCGGCTGCACCGGCATGATCGGGTTCTGCCTCGTCGAGCGGGTGCGCGACGGGCACGCCACCACCCTCGGGATGTGCTCGGGCGTGATCGCCGGGCTCGTCGGCATCACCCCGTCGGCGGACGCCGTCGACGCGCTCGGTGCGCTGTTCGTCGGGTTCGCGTCGGGCGCGGTCGTCGCGTGGGCGGTCACGTGGAAGTCGCGGCTGGGGATCGACGAGTCGCTCGACGCGTTCGCGGTGCACGGGATCGGCGGCATCGTCGGCTCGCTGTGCGTGGTGCTCATCGGCTTCGAGGGCGCACCGGCCGGCATCCGCGGCATCCTCCTCGGCGGCAGCTGGGACATCGTCTGGCGCGAGGTCGTGGGCATCGTCGTCGTGTCGGGCTACGCGTTCGTCGCGACGTACGTCATCGCGCGCGTGCTCGACCGGGTGATGGGCCTGCGGGCGCCGGAGGAGCACGAGCTCGAGGGCATGGACCTCACGCAGCACGCCGAGTCGGCGTACGACCTCGAGAGGACCTGA
- a CDS encoding SGNH/GDSL hydrolase family protein, with translation MTTFEYSNLSGRPPGPVVSKLALVLPGVRSVMEQVEPYARWWEDANRRALGSGRPLWVALGDSMTQGIGASAPDRGWVGQLAGDPPSALRDVAVLNLSFNGARVLDVLDRQLPALEQVRALGHEVALVTLLIGNNDLMSPRWSRRLPAATEQLLDAVPRGTVVATQPGLQRSAVAFNRVVDARARRGEIRVADFRVPHMRDWRGRLAEDRFHPNDRGYAGMAEVVRRAL, from the coding sequence GTGACGACGTTCGAGTACTCCAACCTCAGCGGACGACCGCCCGGCCCGGTGGTCTCCAAGCTGGCGCTGGTCCTGCCCGGCGTCCGCAGCGTGATGGAGCAGGTCGAGCCCTACGCGCGCTGGTGGGAGGACGCGAACCGTCGCGCACTCGGCTCCGGTCGTCCGCTGTGGGTCGCGCTCGGCGACTCGATGACCCAGGGCATCGGCGCGAGCGCGCCCGACCGCGGCTGGGTGGGCCAGCTGGCCGGCGACCCGCCGTCGGCCCTGCGCGACGTCGCGGTGCTCAACCTGTCGTTCAACGGCGCGCGCGTGCTCGACGTCCTGGACCGCCAGCTCCCCGCCCTCGAGCAGGTGCGTGCCCTCGGGCACGAGGTCGCGCTGGTGACCCTGCTCATCGGCAACAACGACCTCATGAGCCCGCGCTGGAGCCGCCGCCTGCCGGCCGCGACCGAGCAGCTGCTCGACGCCGTCCCGCGCGGCACGGTCGTGGCGACGCAGCCGGGCCTGCAGCGTTCGGCCGTCGCCTTCAACCGGGTCGTCGACGCCCGGGCCCGCCGCGGCGAGATCCGCGTGGCCGACTTCCGCGTGCCGCACATGCGCGACTGGCGGGGACGTCTCGCCGAGGACCGCTTCCACCCCAACGACCGCGGGTACGCCGGCATGGCCGAGGTCGTGCGACGCGCCCTGTAG
- a CDS encoding acyl-CoA dehydrogenase: protein MSHYKSNLRDVEFNLFELFGRQDVLGTGAFEELDLDTAKSILAETERLAREDLAPSFEDSDRNPPVYDPKAMTVTMNPAFAKSYKAWMDAEWWRLQVPEELGGQKAPSSLIWAIGEFVLGANPPIWMYSAGPAFARIVFENGTERDKKIAEFMTNRQWGATMVLTEPDAGSDVGAGRTKAYPNEDGSWNIEGVKRFITSAEHDMSENIMHLVLARPQGVEGVGGPGTKGLSLFLVPKIHFDHETGELTGERNGAYVTNVEKKMGIKVSTTCEVTFGDPSTGGGEPAKGWLLGEVHDGINQMFRVIENARMMVGAKAIATLSSGYLNALEYAKERVQGADLTQAADKTAPRVTITHHPDVRRSLMTQKAFAEGLRSLVFYTTTWQDAIMQKAESGEDASLEESVNDLLLPIVKGYGSERSWVLLGTESLQTFGGSGFLQDYPIEQYVRDAKIDTLYEGTTAIQGQDLFFRKIVKDKGRAIGYLAEQVGEFVKSEAGNGRLKVERELLATGLDDAQAILGAAFTDLMASNPADEKGDLKNLYKVGLNTTRLVYVLGDLVVSWLLLRGAEVALAKLDEGATGSEKAFYEGKIAAASFFARTVLPRLTAERAMAENVDASIMELDEAAF, encoded by the coding sequence ATGAGCCACTACAAGAGCAACCTGCGCGACGTCGAGTTCAACCTCTTCGAGCTGTTCGGACGCCAGGACGTCCTCGGCACCGGTGCGTTCGAGGAGCTCGACCTCGACACCGCGAAGAGCATCCTCGCCGAGACCGAGCGGCTGGCCCGCGAGGACCTCGCCCCCTCCTTCGAGGACTCCGACCGCAACCCGCCCGTCTACGACCCCAAGGCGATGACGGTCACCATGAACCCCGCCTTCGCCAAGAGCTACAAGGCCTGGATGGACGCCGAGTGGTGGCGTCTGCAGGTCCCCGAGGAGCTCGGCGGCCAGAAGGCCCCCTCCTCGCTCATCTGGGCGATCGGTGAGTTCGTGCTCGGCGCGAACCCGCCCATCTGGATGTACTCCGCCGGCCCGGCCTTCGCGCGCATCGTGTTCGAGAACGGCACCGAGCGCGACAAGAAGATCGCCGAGTTCATGACCAACCGCCAGTGGGGCGCCACGATGGTGCTCACCGAGCCCGACGCGGGCTCCGACGTCGGCGCGGGCCGCACCAAGGCCTACCCGAACGAGGACGGCTCCTGGAACATCGAGGGCGTCAAGCGCTTCATCACCTCGGCCGAGCACGACATGAGCGAGAACATCATGCACCTCGTCCTCGCGCGTCCCCAGGGCGTCGAGGGCGTCGGCGGCCCCGGCACGAAGGGCCTCTCGCTGTTCCTCGTCCCGAAGATCCATTTCGACCACGAGACCGGCGAGCTCACCGGCGAGCGCAACGGCGCCTACGTCACCAACGTCGAGAAGAAGATGGGCATCAAGGTCTCCACCACGTGCGAGGTCACCTTCGGCGACCCGTCGACCGGTGGCGGCGAGCCGGCCAAGGGCTGGCTGCTCGGCGAGGTGCACGACGGCATCAACCAGATGTTCCGCGTCATCGAGAACGCCCGCATGATGGTGGGCGCCAAGGCCATCGCGACCCTGTCGTCGGGCTACCTCAACGCGCTCGAGTACGCCAAGGAGCGCGTCCAGGGCGCCGACCTCACGCAGGCCGCCGACAAGACCGCGCCGCGCGTGACCATCACGCACCACCCCGACGTCCGCCGCTCGCTCATGACCCAGAAGGCCTTCGCCGAGGGCCTGCGCTCGCTCGTGTTCTACACGACGACCTGGCAGGACGCGATCATGCAGAAGGCGGAGTCCGGCGAGGACGCGTCGCTCGAGGAGTCGGTCAACGACCTCCTGCTCCCCATCGTCAAGGGCTACGGCTCGGAGCGCTCCTGGGTGCTGCTGGGCACCGAGTCGCTGCAGACGTTCGGCGGCTCGGGCTTCCTGCAGGACTACCCGATCGAGCAGTACGTGCGTGACGCCAAGATCGACACGCTCTACGAGGGCACGACCGCCATCCAGGGCCAGGACCTCTTCTTCCGCAAGATCGTGAAGGACAAGGGCCGCGCCATCGGCTACCTCGCCGAGCAGGTGGGCGAGTTCGTGAAGAGCGAGGCCGGCAACGGTCGCCTCAAGGTCGAGCGCGAGCTGCTCGCGACCGGCCTCGACGACGCCCAGGCGATCCTCGGTGCCGCGTTCACCGACCTCATGGCCAGCAACCCGGCCGACGAGAAGGGCGACCTGAAGAACCTCTACAAGGTCGGCCTGAACACGACGCGTCTGGTCTACGTGCTCGGCGACCTCGTGGTCTCCTGGCTGCTGCTGCGCGGCGCCGAGGTGGCGCTGGCCAAGCTCGACGAGGGCGCGACGGGCTCGGAGAAGGCGTTCTACGAGGGCAAGATCGCGGCGGCGTCGTTCTTCGCGCGCACCGTGCTCCCCCGCCTGACCGCCGAGCGCGCGATGGCCGAGAACGTCGACGCCAGCATCATGGAGCTCGACGAGGCGGCCTTCTGA
- a CDS encoding LysR family transcriptional regulator produces MVLRELAERGSVGAVADAMRVTPSAVSQQLKTLEKEAGYPLVEPAGRGVALTEAGRALARAATDIAVAIERAEGEWRAFMEQPAGRVTLVTFPTGGEMLLPGLLTRMAERPDVELVCTDTEDPDAVGDLTADHDVVLSDSPTTSAAWHDRGLQVVPLMSEPLDVALPQDHPLARKANLSPRDVVDETWIGVPPGYPFDRVLEQVVVATGQPVQVAQRFADNGVVEAMVAGGHGLAILPRFTTREHGNGLVTRPLLGVRARREISAVLRPDRFERPSVRLVVQALREEARLVADAHGAA; encoded by the coding sequence ATGGTTCTCAGGGAATTGGCGGAGCGCGGCTCCGTGGGCGCCGTCGCCGATGCGATGAGGGTCACACCGTCGGCGGTGTCGCAGCAGCTCAAGACGTTGGAGAAGGAGGCCGGCTACCCCCTCGTCGAGCCGGCCGGGCGGGGCGTCGCGCTGACCGAGGCGGGGCGTGCGCTGGCCCGCGCGGCCACCGACATCGCAGTGGCCATCGAGCGGGCCGAGGGCGAGTGGCGCGCGTTCATGGAGCAGCCGGCCGGGCGGGTCACGCTGGTGACCTTCCCGACGGGTGGGGAGATGCTGCTGCCCGGGCTGCTGACCAGGATGGCCGAGCGGCCCGACGTCGAGCTGGTGTGCACCGACACCGAGGACCCCGACGCCGTCGGCGACCTGACGGCCGACCACGACGTGGTGCTGTCGGACTCGCCCACGACGTCGGCCGCCTGGCACGACCGCGGCCTGCAGGTCGTGCCGCTGATGAGCGAGCCGCTCGACGTCGCGCTGCCGCAGGACCACCCGCTCGCCCGCAAGGCGAACCTGTCGCCGCGCGACGTCGTCGACGAGACCTGGATCGGCGTCCCGCCCGGCTACCCCTTCGACCGGGTCCTCGAGCAGGTGGTGGTCGCGACCGGCCAGCCCGTGCAGGTCGCGCAGCGCTTCGCCGACAACGGTGTCGTCGAGGCGATGGTCGCGGGCGGGCACGGCCTCGCGATCCTGCCGCGCTTCACGACGCGCGAGCACGGCAACGGCCTGGTGACCCGCCCCCTGCTCGGCGTCCGCGCCCGCCGCGAGATCTCCGCCGTCCTGCGCCCCGACCGGTTCGAGCGCCCTTCCGTCCGCCTCGTCGTCCAGGCCCTCCGCGAGGAGGCGCGCCTCGTCGCCGACGCCCACGGCGCCGCGTGA
- a CDS encoding enoyl-CoA hydratase has translation MSFVLLQSDGPLRTITLNDPERLNALDWPLLDELRDAVATVAADEHARALLVTGAGRAFCSGANVTNLFGDRTRPVDELREHLMKVYASFLPIRDLAIPTIAAVHGPAVGAGLNIALACDVIVAGPRAGFGPTFTQIGLHPGGGCTWMLTQRIGSANTAAALYASDVITADDALRLGIAQEIADDAQTRARDVALGWCERNPTLMAHVKQSLRVAATSDAATSLDVEAQFQAESLSSPEFERFAARFAKD, from the coding sequence ATGTCCTTCGTGCTGCTGCAGTCCGACGGTCCGCTGCGGACCATCACGCTGAACGACCCGGAGCGGCTCAACGCCCTCGACTGGCCCCTGCTCGACGAGCTGCGCGACGCGGTGGCCACCGTGGCGGCCGACGAGCACGCCCGCGCGCTGCTCGTGACCGGCGCGGGACGCGCGTTCTGCTCCGGCGCGAACGTGACCAACCTGTTCGGCGACCGCACGCGGCCCGTCGACGAGCTGCGCGAGCACCTCATGAAGGTCTACGCGTCGTTCCTGCCGATCCGCGACCTCGCCATCCCCACCATCGCGGCCGTGCACGGACCGGCCGTCGGCGCCGGCCTCAACATCGCGCTCGCCTGCGACGTCATCGTCGCCGGACCCCGCGCCGGGTTCGGCCCAACGTTCACGCAGATCGGCCTGCACCCCGGCGGCGGCTGCACGTGGATGCTGACGCAGCGGATCGGCTCGGCCAACACTGCTGCCGCGCTGTACGCCAGCGACGTCATCACCGCCGACGACGCCCTGCGTCTCGGCATCGCCCAGGAGATCGCCGACGACGCCCAGACCCGCGCCCGCGACGTCGCGCTCGGCTGGTGCGAGCGCAACCCGACGCTCATGGCGCACGTCAAGCAGTCGCTGCGCGTCGCGGCGACGTCGGACGCGGCCACGTCGCTCGACGTCGAGGCGCAGTTCCAGGCGGAGTCGCTGTCGAGCCCGGAGTTCGAGCGCTTCGCCGCGCGGTTCGCGAAGGACTGA
- a CDS encoding MerR family transcriptional regulator, whose protein sequence is MTDGSGDASAFMQIGEVAARTELSLRSLRHWEEVGLLHPSGRTEGGFRLYTEDDVEKILVIRRMKPLGFSIEEMKAVMADLEALRGTGSPDDARAHLAQVRADAVARREKLERQLAMADEFLALLERESDG, encoded by the coding sequence ATGACGGACGGCAGCGGTGACGCGTCGGCGTTCATGCAGATCGGCGAGGTCGCCGCACGGACCGAGCTGTCGCTGCGCAGCCTGCGCCACTGGGAGGAGGTCGGCCTCCTGCACCCGTCGGGCCGCACCGAGGGCGGCTTCCGGCTGTACACCGAGGACGACGTCGAGAAGATCCTCGTCATCCGCCGGATGAAGCCCCTCGGCTTCTCGATCGAGGAGATGAAGGCCGTGATGGCCGACCTCGAGGCCCTGCGGGGCACGGGATCACCGGACGACGCGCGCGCCCACCTGGCCCAGGTCCGCGCCGATGCCGTCGCCCGACGGGAGAAGCTCGAGCGCCAGCTCGCGATGGCCGACGAGTTCCTCGCGCTCCTCGAGCGCGAGTCCGACGGCTGA